In Erigeron canadensis isolate Cc75 chromosome 7, C_canadensis_v1, whole genome shotgun sequence, one DNA window encodes the following:
- the LOC122608823 gene encoding uncharacterized protein LOC122608823 translates to MLYYKDKKELINCEVCGLSRYKSNGRSKIPNLVLRYFPITPRLQRMYMSKKTAKDMTWHHDHPKEDGKMVHPSDGEAWKHFDSTHPSFSSEIRNVRPGLCTDGFTPNNQSSNPYSLWPVFLTIYNLPSWMCLKDDYVNLSLVIPGRKSPGQNLDVFLQPLIDELKMLYEDGVETYDKYRKNNFILRAILLWTVSDFPAYAMLSGWSTHGRLACPHCMGDSSSFQLHNGGKPSWFDCHRRSLPQNHPFRCDVNRFLAGTTISYGPPLQLTGDQIWEQVSQIPTVYEGVPYNPKNKKLNGFGQTHNWVKRSIFWELPYWRTLLIRHNLDVMHIEKNVFENLFHIVMDTSKSKDNVKSRKDVELYCDRAVLHLFNVNNKLTKPKAAYSLTKPQVKKVCEWLKNVKFPDGYASNIGGCVNITDSTFYSFKSHDCHVFMQRLLPIA, encoded by the coding sequence ATGTTATACTATAAAGATAAGAAGGAGCTGATTAATTGTGAAGTATGTGGGTTATCTCGTTACAAGAGTAATGGGCGTAGTAAAATTCCAAATTTGGTATTGCGGTACTTCCCGATTACTCCTAGACTTCAAAGAATGTATATGTCAAAGAAGACGGCAAAAGACATGACTTGGCACCATGATCATCCCAAAGAAGACGGTAAAATGGTACATCCAAGTGATGGTGAAGCTTGGAAGCATTTTGATTCGACTCATCCTTCATTTTCGAGTGAGATCCGGAATGTTCGCCCTGGGTTATGTACGGATGGTTTTACTCCAAATAACCAATCATCAAATCCTTATTCATTATGGCCCGTGTTTCTTACAATCTATAATCTGCCTTCATGGATGTGCTTGAAAGATGATTATGTTAACCTAAGCTTGGTTATTCCAGGAAGAAAAAGCCCGGGTCAAAACTTAGATGTGTTTCTACAACCATTAATTGATGAACTGAAAATGTTGTATGAAGATGGTGTTGAAACATATGACAAGTATcgcaaaaataattttatattgaGAGCTATCCTTTTGTGGACAGTTAGCGACTTCCCTGCATATGCAATGTTGTCGGGTTGGAGCACGCACGGAAGGTTAGCTTGTCCACATTGCATGGGGGATAGTAGCTCATTTCAGTTACATAATGGAGGTAAACCAAGTTGGTTTGATTGCCATCGAAGATCTTTGCCTCAAAATCACCCATTCCGTTGTGATGTGAATAGATTTTTGGCTGGAACAACAATCTCATATGGCCCTCCATTACAGTTGACTGGTGATCAGATTTGGGAGCAAGTAAGTCAAATTCCAACTGTTTATGAAGGTGTTCCTTACAATCCAAAGAACAAAAAACTCAATGGTTTCGGGCAAACTCATAATTGGGTGAAAAGAAGCATCTTTTGGGAGCTGCCATATTGGCGAACTTTGTTAATCCGTCACAACCTTGATGTCATGCATATAGAAAAGAACGTCTTTGAGAATCTGTTTCACATTGTCATGGATACTTCAAAATCCAAAGACAATGTGAAGTCGAGGAAGGATGTTGAATTATATTGTGATAGAGCGGTGTTGCATCTTTTTAATGTCAACAATAAACTTACGAAACCAAAAGCAGCTTACTCTTTAACCAAACCACAagtaaaaaaggtatgtgaatGGTTGAAGAATGTTAAGTTCCCCGATGGGTATGCTTCAAATATAGGAGGATGTGTAAACATTACAGATTCTACCTTCTATAGTTTTAAAAGTCATGACTGTCATGTATTTATGCAACGCTTGCTTCCGATTGCATGA
- the LOC122607402 gene encoding protein MITOFERRINLIKE 1, chloroplastic, translating into MENPNYSKSLSTLIHHKNNKNDFNLLFTHLNTSLIISKKSSKKRTFSNLKFLSISFENQKQQKPKKKITPNLFKTLSVFERAQIGACAGGIAGAFTYVCLHPLDTIKTKLQTKGASKIYSSTLDAIVKTFQSKGILGFYSGVSAVIVGSTASSAVYFGTCELGKSVLSKLPNYPVLLIPPTAGAMGNIVSSAIMVPKELITQRMQAGAKGRSWEVLLRILEKDGVVGLYAGYSATLLRNLPAGVLSYSSFEYLKAAVLAKTNQVNMEPLQSVCCGALAGAISASLTTPLDVVKTRLMTQIHLDKNVVALGVSETIKQILKEEGWVGFTRGMGPRVLHSACFSAIGYFAFETARLTILHHYLQRKEALEGDIAQVGTSV; encoded by the coding sequence ATGGAAAACCCCAATTATTCAAAATCACTGTCAACCTTAATtcatcataaaaataacaaaaatgatttCAATTTACTATTTACACATCTCAACACAAGTCTAATTATCTCAAAAAAATCATCTAAAAAACGAACCTTTAGTAATCTTAAATTCTTATCAATATCCTTCGAAaaccaaaaacaacaaaaaccaaagaaaaaaataacacCCAATTTGTTTAAGACCCTTTCGGTGTTTGAACGCGCCCAGATTGGCGCCTGTGCAGGCGGCATTGCGGGCGCGTTCACCTACGTGTGTCTACATCCATTAGATACAATTAAAACTAAGTTACAAACTAAAGGGGCTTCCAAGATTTACTCTAGTACCCTTGATGCTATTGTTAAGACTTTCCAAAGTAAAGGAATACTCGGGTTTTATTCCGGTGTTTCTGCAGTTATTGTTGGGTCAACTGCGTCTTCCGCGGTTTATTTTGGGACCTGTGAGCTTGGAAAATCGGTTTTGTCTAAGTTACCGAATTACCCGGTTTTGTTAATACCTCCTACGGCTGGTGCAATGGGGAATATTGTTTCGTCTGCTATAATGGTGCCTAAAGAATTGATAACCCAACGAATGCAAGCCGGGGCAAAAGGGCGGTCGTGGGAGGTTTTGTTAAGGATTTTGGAGAAAGATGGGGTTGTAGGTCTTTATGCAGGTTATTCTGCTACATTGTTAAGGAATTTGCCAGCTGGGGTTTTGAGTTATTCGTCTTTTGAGTACTTGAAGGCTGCGGTTTTGGCTAAGACGAATCAGGTGAATATGGAGCCGTTGCAGAGTGTGTGTTGTGGGGCATTGGCTGGTGCAATTTCGGCTTCTTTGACCACACCACTTGATGTAGTGAAAACAAGGTTGATGACTCAGATTCATTTGGATAAAAATGTCGTTGCTTTGGGTGTTTCTGAGACAATTAAGCAGATATTGAAGGAAGAAGGGTGGGTTGGATTTACGCGAGGGATGGGACCTAGAGTGCTTCATAGTGCTTGTTTTTCGGCTATAGGGTATTTTGCATTTGAGACGGCCAGGCTTACTATTTTGCATCACTATCTTCAGAGAAAGGAGGCGCTTGAGGGCGACATTGCTCAAGTTGGCACTTCTGTTTGA
- the LOC122607017 gene encoding probable RNA-binding protein EIF1AD, whose amino-acid sequence MATKGGRKNLKRAVNDETLTLQPGQSIMQVVSLRGNNQIEVIDAKGEKALAIFPAKFQKSMWIKRGSFVVVDDSGREEAVESGRKVACVVLQVLFHEQVRVLQKSPEWPEIFRSVIVDSSNGNSQKNPSTTKENEELDSSEDDGLPPLEANTNRRIHTVLQSDTESDSDVEDS is encoded by the exons ATGGCTACGAAAGGTGGAAGGAAGAATCTGAAGCGGGCGGTTAATGATGAGACATTAACTCTTCAACCAGGCCAAAGCATTATGCAAGTTGTTTCTTTACGAGGCAACAACCAAATCGAG GTAATTGATGCCAAAGGAGAAAAAGCATTGGCAATTTTCCCAGCTAAATTTCAGAAAAGCATGTGGATAAAACGAG GTAGTTTTGTTGTGGTTGATGACAGTGGGAGAGAAGAGGCTGTTGAGTCTGGAAGAAAAGTGGCTTGTGTcgttcttcaagttcttttccATGAACAAGTCAGAGTGTTACAAAAGTCTCCAGAATG GCCAGAAATCTTTAGATCAGTCATAGTGGATAGTTCTAATGGGAACTCTCAGAAAAACCCTTCAACTACAAAAGAAAATGAGGAGTTGGATTCTAGCGAAGATGATGGGTTGCCTCCATTGGAGGCCAATACAAACAGAAGAATACACACGGTATTGCAGTCAGATACAGAGTCGGATTCTGATGTAGAAGATTCTTAA
- the LOC122608824 gene encoding uncharacterized protein LOC122608824, translating into MTNTRRQDVENTLKNHEKSITEIQTALAAMMKQQEESVLQQQEILKAVQEKSVHASSGSSGGGGTGSGSHSFFSDAESRGNRPMRIGKVEFPKFSDEDVDAWVYRCEHFFTIDETPEAMKLRYSVIHLEGDAIQWHRAFMRTRGATVAEISWNDYIRSIKTCFSNAVFEDPLEELASLSQTGSLHELNTTFDSLLNKVNLTESQAMSLYLKALKPDIRGPVKMFKPSTLHEAYGLAKIQALNNENLVGKLKTAKEDAGSSRVNTNTKITPPTNATKLPLLPTPNRSTTTTSNPTSNTCRLTSKELEHKQEDGEEGIEELSADGEKEQQPQISIHALTGIPSYPTMRVAGSNGNRQLHILIDSGSTHNFLKDRLAKKLQCDVREVSPLNVGVADGERLISNQICHDFRWNMQGSWFTTQVLLLSLESYDMILGVQWLLPLNDILWNFQKMTMKFEVEGRHYELKGLQNNLFSVCSIEKMGELLNKHAKGGELQLFSLQLTNEGPGNNYQSRVPTGLPPSQAFDHKIKWKEGTKPISQRPYRYPAVQKDVIEKTTRELLDSGVIQNSQSSFAAPVVLVKKKDGQWRMCMDYRQLNEATVKDKFPIPLIEELLDELGGASIFSKLDLRSGYHQVQMAPEDVPKTAFRTHEGHYEFLVMSFGLTNAPATFQALMNHIFRPMLRKGVLVFFDDILVYSQNREDHIRHLEQVLLIMQENKLFAKESKCVFGGRAVEYLGHITSKEGVKTDPARIEAVQQWPTPKTIKQLRGFLGLAGYYRRFIRSFGLIAKPLTDLLKKDAFRWSNEAQDAFERLKGALSSAPVLALPYYSKVVVETDASTGGVRAVLMQDRHPIAFLSRALSSTQNALSVYEKELLAIMMAVKQWHYFLITGPFIIRSQASSYSKGVESKLSTAYHPQTDGQNEVVNRCLEGYLRCMVMERPHTWVKWVSLAEWWYNTTFHSSLGRTPFDALYGYRPPLHIPYILKDAVDKDVDEMMKDREAAVKVMKQSLLKAQNRMKQQADKHRSERSFEPGLWVYLKLQPYMQNSLWVHKHSKLTPKYFGPFLIVEKVGSVAYKLDLPEEAQIHPVFHVSLLKGADEPPSKVIPLPREACFTLQPQSILDRKLVKRGNRAAMKVLVHWKGQLMQDATWEFLHDLKLRFPDFDELTVEDKSG; encoded by the exons ATGACAAACACTCGTAGACAAGATGTGGAAAACACTCTCAAGAACCATGAAAAGTCCATTACAGAGATCCAAACAGCCCTGGCGGCCATGATGAAGCAACAGGAAGAATCGGTTTTGCAACAACAAGAGATCTTGAAGGCGGTTCAGGAGAAATCGGTACATGCTAGTAGCGGCTCATCCGGTGGTGGCGGTACTGGTTCAGGGTCACACTCTTTTTTTAGCGATGCTGAGTCGCGGGGCAACCGACCTATGCGGATTGGAAAGGTTGAATTTCCTAAGTTCTCGGATGAAGATGTTGATGCGTGGGTTTATCGTTGCGAGCACTTTTTCACTATTGATGAGACACCAGAAGCAATGAAACTCAGGTATTCAGTTATTCATTTGGAAGGGGATGCCATTCAATGGCATAGGGCATTTATGCGTACACGCGGGGCAACCGTAGCTGAGATTTCATGGAATGACTATATTCGTTCCATAAAAACTTGCTTCTCTAATGCAGTGTTTGAGGATCCATTGGAAGAATTGGCTTCGCTTAGTCAAACcggttcactccatgaactcaACACTACCTTTGACTCCTTACTTAACAAGGTAAATTTGACTGAATCACAAGCTATGAGCCTCTACTTAAAAGCCCTCAAACCAGACATTCGGGGACCTGTTAAAATGTTTAAGCCTAGCACGCTACATGAGGCTTATGGGCTAGCAAAGATTCAAGCTCTTAACAATGAAAATTTGGTGGGTAAATTGAAAACAGCCAAGGAAGATGCGGGTAGCTCACGGGTCAATACTAACACTAAAATTACACCTCCTACCAACGCCACCAAATTACCACTCTTACCCACTCCTAATCGATCCACTACCACAACCTCCAACCCAACAAGCAATACATGCCGCCTTACTAGCAAAGAACTGGAACACAAAC AAGAAGATGGCGAGGAGGGGATAGAGGAACTATCGGCTGACGGAGAAAAAGAGCAGCAACCACAGATTTCGATACATGCCTTGACAGGCATTCCGTCATACCCAACCATGAGAGTAGCTGGGTCCAATGGTAATCGACAACTGCATATACTTATTGACTCAGGATCGACCCACAATTTCCTTAAAGACAGGTTAGCTAAGAAGTTGCAGTGTGATGTCAGGGAAGTTTCACCACTCAATGTTGGTGTGGCTGATGGGGAACGCCTTATAAGCAATCAAATATGCCACGATTTTAGATGGAATATGCAGGGAAGTTGGTTCACAACTCAAGTACTTCTGTTATCACTAGAGAGTTACGATATGATATTAGGGGTGCAATGGCTTTTGCCTTTGAATGACATCTTATGGAATTTCCAGAAGATGACTATGAAATTTGAAGTTGAGGGTAGACATTATGAACTTAAGGGCCTACAAAATAACTTGTTTTCGGTTTGCTCAATTGAAAAAATGGGTGAGTTGCTAAACAAACATGCCAAGGGTGGAGAATTGCAGTTATTTAGTCTACAATTGACAAATGAAGGGCCTGGAAATAATTATCAGTCAAGA GTGCCAACAGGGCTGCCCCCTTCACAGGCTTTTGACcataaaataaaatggaaaGAAGGAACAAAACCTATTAGCCAACGACCCTATAGGTACCCGGCTGTCCAAAAAGATGTGATTGAGAAAACCACCCGGGAGTTGTTAGACTCGGGGGTCATTCAAAACAGTCAAAGTTCATTTGCAGCTCCAGTCGTGTtggtaaagaaaaaagatgGTCAATGGCGAATGTGTATGGATTATCGTCAACTCAACGAAGCAACGGTAAAAGACAAGTTCCCGATTCCGCTAATCGAAGAACTGTTGGATGAATTAGGTGGTGCGTCTATTTTCTCTAAACTGGATTTAAGGTCCGGATATCACCAGGTTCAGATGGCACCCGAGGATGTCCCTAAAACAGCTTTTCGGACTCACGAAGGTCACTATGAATTTCTTGTTATGTCATTTGGCCTCACTAACGCACCGGCAACATTTCAGGCTCTTATGAATCATATTTTTAGGCCTATGCTTAGAAAAGGGGTGCTAGTATTTTTTGACGACATCCTTGTATATAGCCAAAACAGGGAAGATCATATCAGGCACTTGGAACAGGTTCTGTTGATAATGCAAGAAAACAAGCTATTTGCAAAGGAGTCAAAATGTGTATTTGGAGGTCGAGCGGTGGAATATTTGGGACATATTACATCAAAAGAAGGAGTCAAGACTGATCCAGCAAGGATTGAAGCAGTGCAACAATGGCCAACtccaaaaacaataaaacaactTCGGGGTTTTTTAGGTTTAGCCGGGTATTATCGGCGGTTTATTCGGTCCTTTGGACTAATTGCTAAACCACTCACAGACCTGTTGAAAAAAGACGCTTTTCGGTGGAGTAATGAGGCTCAAGACGCATTTGAACGACTCAAGGGGGCACTTTCATCAGCCCCGGTCCTTGCATTACCATATTATTCAAAAGTTGTGGTTGAGACAGACGCATCGACAGGCGGAGTGCGAGCGGTTCTAATGCAGGATCGTCACCCGATAGCATTCTTGAGCCGAGCTTTGTCATCTACACAAAATGCCCTATCGGTATATGAAAAAGAATTGTTAGCAATCATGATGGCAGTTAAGCAGTGGCACTACTTCCTCATCACAGGTCCTTTTATTATTCGTTCTCAAGCATCTTCTTACTCAAAAG GGGTGGAATCTAAGTTGTCTACGGCTTACCATCCACAAACAGATGGTCAAAACGAGGTGGTGAATAGGTGTTTGGAAGGGTACCTGAGGTGCATGGTGATGGAAAGGCCACACACATGGGTGAAGTGGGTATCCTTGGCAGAATGGTGGTACAATACCACGTTTCATTCATCCTTGGGGCGCACCCCATTTGATGCTCTTTATGGGTATCGCCCTCCTTTACATATTCCATATATCCTTAAGGATGCAGTAGATAAGGATGTTGATGAGATGATGAAAGATCGAGAGGCTGCTGTAAAGGTGATGAAACAATCATTACTAAAGGCTCAAAACCGTATGAAACAGCAAGCAGATAAACATCGATCAGAAAGAAGCTTTGAACCGGGTTTGTGGGTCTACCTTAAGTTACAGCCATACATGCAGAATTCTTTGTGGGTTCATAAACATTCAAAGCTTACACCTAAATATTTCGGGCCGTTTTTAATTGTCGAAAAGGTGGGATCAGTTGCGTATAAGTTGGATTTGCCTGAGGAAGCTCAGATACATCCGGTTTTTCATGTGTCATTACTCAAAGGAGCGGATGAGCCACCTTCTAAAGTGATTCCGTTGCCAAGGGAAGCTTGTTTCACACTTCAGCCGCAATCAATACTTGATCGTAAATTGGTTAAGCGGGGTAATCGAGCTGCTATGAAGGTGCTGGTACATTGGAAAGGTCAACTGATGCAAGATGCTACATGGGAGTTCCTTCATGATTTGAAGCTGCGATTTCCAGATTTTGATGAGCTCACTGTTGAGGACAAAAGTGGCTAA
- the LOC122607018 gene encoding serine/threonine/tyrosine-protein kinase HT1-like, translating to MTKLSWLKQISNNGKLEKRLSLGEYKRAVSWSKYLISSGGEIKAKGQEDEELEWSADMSQLFIGHKFAMGRHSRIYRGVYMQNDVAVKLISQPEEDRDLAEMLERQFTSEVVLLFHLNHPNIITFFAACKKPPLFCIINEYLAGGSLRAYLHQQEPYSLHPNFVLKLAIDIARGMQYLHSQGIIHRDLKSENLLLSENMCVKVADFGISCLESQCGSAKGFTGTYRWMAPEMIKEKKHTKKVDVYSFAIVMWELLTALTPFDDMTPEQAAFAVCQKNARPPLPASCPRAFHKLINRCWSSKPDKRPGFDEIVEVLERYAESIDQDPDFLATYEPGDDKISFKRYIRCHKSTSK from the exons ATGACGAAATTAAGTTGGCTAAAGCAAATTTCAAACAATGGGAAGTTGGAAAAAAGACTGTCACTTGGTGAATACAAGAGAGCAGTTTCATGGTCAAAGTACTTGATATCGTCTGGCGGTGAAATAAAAGCAAAAGGCCAAGAAGATGAGGAATTGGAATGGAGTGCTGATATGTCACAATTGTTTATTGGGCATAAGTTTGCAATGGGAAGACATAGTAGGATTTATAGAGGTGTTTATATGCAAAATGATGTGGCTGTTAAGCTTATTAGTCAGCCTGAAGAAGATCGCGATTTAGCTGAAATGTTGGAGAGACAATTCACTTCTGAAGTTGTTTTGCTTTTTCATCTTAATCATCCTAATATCATCACt TTTTTTGCAGCTTGTAAAAAACCACCATTGTTTTGTATAATAAACGAGTACTTAGCTGGTGGATCTCTGAGGGCATATCTCCATCAACAAGAGCCATATTCGTTACACCCGAACTTTGTATTAAAGTTGGCCATTGACATTGCACGAGGAATGCAATATCTTCATTCTCAGGGTATAATTCATAGGGATCTTAAATCGGAAAATCTACTGCTTAGTGAAAATATGTGTGTGAAGGTGGCAGATTTTGGAATCTCGTGTCTGGAATCTCAATGTGGCAGTGCAAAGGGATTCACAGGTACATATCGTTGGATGGCACCCGAAATgattaaagaaaagaaacacaCAAAGAAAGTTGATGTTTATAGTTTTGCGATTGTCATGTGGGAGCTTTTAACTGCTTTGACACCATTTGACGACATGACTCCTGAACAGGCTGCATTTGCAGTATGCCAGAAG AATGCTAGACCACCATTGCCAGCATCATGTCCAAGGGCATTTCATAAGCTTATTAATCGCTGCTGGTCTAGTAAACCAGATAAGCGGCCTGGTTTTGATGAAATAGTCGAAGTCTTGGAAAGATATGCAGAGTCGATTGACCAGGATCCTGATTTTCTTGCAACATATGAACCCGGTGATGATAAGATTTCATTTAAACGCTATATTCGATGCCATAAATCTACTTCAAAATGA